The Canis lupus dingo isolate Sandy chromosome 4, ASM325472v2, whole genome shotgun sequence genome contains a region encoding:
- the ARSI gene encoding arylsulfatase I, with protein MAMHALTGLSLVSLLSFGYLSWDWAKPSLVADGPGEPGLEQPSAPPPQPPHIIFILTDDQGYHDVGYHGSDIETPTLDRLAAEGVKLENYYIQPICTPSRSQLLTGRYQIHTGLQHSIIRPRQPNCLPLDQVTLPQKLQEAGYSTHMVGKWHLGFYRKECLPTRRGFDTFLGSLTGNVDYYTYDNCDGPGVCGFDLHEGENVAWGLSGQYSTMLYAQRVSHILASHSPRRPLFLYVAFQAVHTPLQSPREYLYRYRTMGNVARRKYAAMVTCMDEAVRNITSALKRYGFYNNSVIIFSSDNGGQTFSGGSNWPLRGRKGTYWEGGVRGLGFVHSPLLKRKRRTSRALVHITDWYPTLVGLAGGTASAADGLDGYDVWPAISEGRASPRTEILHNIDPLYNHARHGSLEAGFGIWNTAVQAAIRVGEWKLLTGDPGYGDWIPPQTLAAFPGSWWNLERMASARQAVWLFNISADPYEREDLAGQRPDVVRALLARLVDYNRTAIPVRYPAENPRAHPDFNGGAWGPWASDEEEEEEEEEAGRARSFSRGRRKKKCKICKLRSFFRKLNTRLMSQRI; from the exons ATGGCGATGCACGCCCTCACTGGCCTCTCGCTGGTCAGCCTGCTCAGCTTCGGCTACCTGTCCTGGGACTGGGCCAAGCCGAGCCTGGTGGCCGACGGGCCCGGGGAGCCCGGCTTGGAGCAGCCCTcggcccctccaccccagcctccccaTATCATCTTCATCCTCACCGACGACCAGGGCTACCACGACGTGGGCTACCACGGCTCAGATATCGAGACCCCTACACTGGACCGGCTGGCAGCCGAGGGTGTCAAGTTGGAGAATTATTATATCCAGCCCATCTGCACGCCTTCGCGGAGCCAACTTCTCACTGGCAG gtACCAGATCCACACAGGACTTCAGCACTCCATCATCCGCCCTCGGCAGCCCAACTGCCTGCCTCTGGACCAGGTGACGCTGCCGCAGAAGCTGCAGGAGGCAGGTTACTCTACCCACATGGTGGGCAAGTGGCACCTGGGCTTCTACCGGAAGGAGTGCCTGCCAACCCGCCGGGGCTTCGACACCTTCCTGGGCTCGCTCACGGGCAATGTGGACTACTACACCTATGACAACTGTGACGGTCCCGGGGTGTGCGGCTTTGACCTGCACGAGGGCGAGAACGtggcctgggggctcagcggccAGTATTCCACTATGCTCTATGCCCAGCGTGTCAGCCACATCCTAGCTAGCCACAGCCCCCGGCGGCCCCTCTTCCTCTATGTGGCCTTCCAGGCGGTGCACACGCCCCTGCAGTCCCCGCGTGAGTACCTGTACCGCTACCGCACCATGGGCAACGTGGCCCGGCGGAAGTACGCAGCCATGGTGACCTGCATGGACGAAGCCGTGCGCAACATCACCTCGGCCCTCAAGCGCTACGGTTTCTACAACAACAGCGTCATCATCTTCTCCAGTGACAATGGTGGCCAGACCTTCTCGGGGGGCAGCAACTGGCCTCTGCGAGGACGCAAGGGCACTTACTGGGAAGGTGGCGTGCGCGGCCTTGGCTTCGTCCATAGCCCCCTGCTCAAGCGAAAGCGCCGGACCAGCCGGGCGCTGGTGCACATCACTGACTGGTACCCAACCCTGGTGGGTCTGGCAGGTGGCACCGCCTCGGCGGCTGACGGGCTAGACGGCTACGACGTGTGGCCGGCCATCAGTGAGGGCCGGGCCTCGCCGCGCACAGAGATCCTGCACAACATTGACCCGCTCTACAACCACGCCCGCCACGGCTCCCTGGAGGCTGGCTTTGGCATCTGGAACACTGCCGTGCAGGCCGCCATCCGCGTGGGCGAGTGGAAGCTGCTGACGGGGGACCCCGGCTACGGAGATTGGATCCCGCCGCAGACGCTGGCCGCCTTTCCGGGCAGCTGGTGGAACCTCGAGCGTATGGCCAGCGCCCGCCAGGCGGTGTGGCTCTTCAACATCAGCGCCGACCCCTACGAACGGGAGGACCTGGCTGGCCAGCGACCCGACGTGGTCCGGGCCCTGCTGGCCCGTCTGGTGGACTATAACCGCACAGCCATCCCTGTGCGCTACCCCGCCGAGAATCCTCGGGCCCATCCCGACTTCAATGGGGGTGCGTGGGGGCCCTGGGCCagtgatgaggaagaggaggaagaggaggaagaggcggGCAGGGCTCGAAGCTTCTCCCGAGGGCGCCGCAAGAAAAAATGCAAGATTTGCAAGCTTCGATCCTTTTTTCGAAAACTCAACACCAGGCTAATGTCCCAGAGGATCTGA